Proteins from a genomic interval of Panthera uncia isolate 11264 chromosome C1 unlocalized genomic scaffold, Puncia_PCG_1.0 HiC_scaffold_4, whole genome shotgun sequence:
- the CCN1 gene encoding CCN family member 1 yields the protein MSSRTARTLAFAVTLLHLARLALSTCPAACHCPQEAPKCAPGVGLVRDGCGCCKVCAKQLNEDCSKMQPCDHTKGLECNFGASSTAPKGICRAQSEGRPCEYNSRIYQNGESFQPNCKHQCTCIDGAVGCIPLCPQELSLPNLGCPNPRLVKVTGQCCEEWVCDEDGAKDPADDRDGLLGKGLAFDASEVELTRNNELIAVGKGGSLKRLPAFGMEPRILYNPSLHGQKCIVQTTSWSQCSKTCGTGISTRVTNDNLECRLVKETRICEVRPCGQQMYSSLKKGKKCSKTKKSPEPVRFTYAGCSSVKKYRPKYCGSCVDGRCCTPQQTRTVKMRFRCEDGETFSKNVMMIQSCKCNYNCPHANEAVFPFYRLFNDIHKFRD from the exons ATGAGCTCCCGCACCGCCAGGACGCTCGCCTTCGCCGTCACCCTTCTCCACTTGGCCAGGCTG gcGCTCTCCACCTGCCCTGCCGCCTGCCACTGCCCCCAGGAGGCGCCCAAGTGCGCCCCGGGAGTCGGGCTGGTCCGGGACGGCTGCGGCTGCTGTAAGGTCTGCGCCAAGCAGCTCAACGAGGACTGCAGCAAAATGCAGCCCTGCGACCACACCAAGGGGCTGGAATGCAATTTCGGCGCCAGTTCCACCGCTCCGAAGGGGATCTGCAGAG CTCAATCAGAGGGCAGACCCTGTGAATATAACTCCAGAATCTACCAGAATGGGGAAAGTTTCCAGCCCAACTGTAAACATCAGTGCACATGTATCGACGGCGCTGTGGGCTGCATTCCTCTGTGTCCCCAAGaactctctctccccaacttggGCTGTCCCAACCCCCGGCTAGTCAAAGTTACCGGGCAGTGCTGTGAGGAGTGGGTCTGTGATGAGGATGGTGCCAAGGACCCCGCGGACGACCGGGATGGCCTCCTGGGCAAGGGGCTGGCATTTGATGCCTCGGAGGTGGAGTTAACCAGGAACAATGAATTAATTGCGGTTGGAAAAGGCGGCTCCCTGAAGCGGCTCCCAG CGTTTGGAATGGAACCTCGAATCCTATACAACCCTTCTTTACACGGCCAGAAATGTATCGTTCAAACAACTTCATGGTCCCAGTGCTCCAAGACCTGTGGAACTGGTATCTCCACACGAGTTACCAATGACAACCTTGAATGCCGCCTGGTGAAGGAAACCCGGATTTGTGAAGTGCGGCCTTGTGGACAGCAGATGTACAGCAGCCTGAAA AAGGGCAAGAAATGCAGCAAGACCAAGAAATCCCCCGAACCAGTCAGGTTTACTTATGCTGGATGTTCGAGTGTGAAGAAATACCGGCCCAAGTATTGCGGCTCGTGCGTGGACGGCCGCTGCTGCACGCCCCAGCAGACCAGGACTGTGAAGATGCGCTTCCGTTGCGAAGATGGGGAGACGTTTTCCAAGAACGTCATGATGATCCAGTCCTGCAAGTGCAACTACAACTGTCCGCATGCCAACGAGGCGGTGTTTCCCTTCTACAGGCTGTTCAATGACATTCACAAATTTAGGGACTAA